The window CCATAATGCACTCGTTTTATTAAGGGATTTTTAACCGGCAACCAATAGCCGGGTTTCCCGTTCATGTACCTGTATTCCCCATTATCGCTTTAGCCGAATACTACTGGTATTGATGGGGTATTATTTCTGAACACATATAACTTGTGGAGTTTGCCTGACGTGATCACAGGGTTTATTGTACGGATTTTTGTGTCCGGTTATGCCCCAATCACTGAGATAAAAGGAGACTTTACCAATCCTGGCAGGATTTGGTGAATAATCCGGGGAACGGGGGTTATCTTTCAGAATTCAGGGCATCCGGATTATAGCCTTCTGCGCCGTTTTGCAAAGGCAATCTTTTCTTCAAGGGCTTTTTGTTTCTCTTTAATGACCCCAAGGGGTGCCTGATCGACTTTCAGTGCCGCAATTTCCGCAAAATCCTTGATCATGTCCAATTCTTCTTCATGAGTAAAATCTTCACGGGACAGTCGTTCCAGGAACTCTTCCTCACCCTCGATTGCACGTTCGGGTTTGGGGTAATCGACCAGGTATTTTGCCTTACAGTAACGGCAGCGGGTATGATAATTTCCCATATTCCGCTGTTCTTTTAAGATGAGCTTGAAGTTGAGTCCTTCGCAATGGGGGCATTTCCATTCGAGCGTGAGCCCTTTCAGGACGCCATTGGTATCGTGTTCAATGAATTGTTCGAACATTTTTTCGCCGGTTTTTCTGCTGAATTATCGTTTACCTGCTAATCCTGATTAAAACTTTGGAAAGGGTAGTACGGTTCCCTCACCGCGAGGAGATGAGGATATCTGCCCATGCCGGAATAGGTCATCGAACATTTGCAAAGGATATGATTATCGCTGGCCGGTCCTGAAATCCCTGCATTGTCCTTTGCGCTTGATTCTTGTATTCCCGCAACGATCTGGTATGGTATAGTTATGGATACTCCGGAAAAATCTGATATACAGGATAAGGAGGAAACTCCGCTCCTGACCGATCCCCCCTTTTATCTTCCGGAGTTTGAGAAGTCGTACCGTTACATTATCGATGAATATGAAGTAGCCCCCAAAGATATCGCGATCTTCATGCCCTGTGCGGTGCGGAAACCCTACAGTGCGAGCCCGAGCCACCAGTTGATCCGGATGATCATCTTGCAGGTGCTGGATCCTTCCCAGTATCACATCGTGATCTTCGGGACCTGCGGGATTGTGCCTGCCGAACTCGAGACCATGTACCCGTATGCCCATTACAAGTACATGCTCGGGAAATGCAATGACGAGAAGGTCAAGGAGGATTTCCTCCGCATCGAAACCGAGCGGGTAGCCGGCTATCTGGAGAAGACCCGGGACGTGTACAAATACCGCATCGCGTACTCGATCGGGCTCTTCCGCGAAGCCCTTATCCGGGGTTCGGAGCAGGCAGGAGTACCTATCGACCTGATCCTTCCCACACGGGACATCATCAACAAGGTGATCGAGGAGGGCGACTGCACATTCCAGGAAGGCAGTCTCTCGATGGAGGAGTACCTGGGTGAGTTCTGCGATGCCCTGATCCAGTTCCGGAACGAGCGGCTGGGAAAGAAATAGAAAGAAAAACACTAACCAGAATGGTTTGCTATCCCGGCAGGTAATCTTCACGGACGGGAGAAAATACTTCGACTGCCACCGAATCAGCGACAATCGTTGCCCGGTGCTCCACATTCCCCGGTATTATCCAGCTGTCACCGGGCCGGACCTCATGCACATCATCGCCAATATTGAGAAACATATGGCCGGAAACAAGGTACCCGGTCTGTTCCTGCGGATGCCGGTGGGCGGGAAGAAGGGCACCCTTCCTGAGCACGAATTCCGTCATGAGGGTATGTTCTCCATGGACCAGTGTTTTCCGGGTAATCCCCTCAGTTACCGGTATGTGCCCGGAATCCTGTTTTTGTGCGAACATCAGGAACGCCTGCCCGTCTGTTCCAGCACGCGGAGCACCGCATCCCCGAACTCCCGCGTTCCTGCCGAACCGCCGAGATCCCGGGTCTTTATTCCCTGTGCAAGCACGGACCGTATCGCAGATTCAATATGATTCTCTCCCTCTGCATCCCCAACATGGGTCAAGAGCATTCCTGCACTCCGCAGGGTGGCTATAGGATTGGCAAGGTTCTTCCCGGCAATATCCGGGGCACTGCCGTGCACCGGCTCGAAGAGGGCATACCGCTCACCGATATTTGCACTTGGAACCAGTCCCAGCCCCCCGACAAGATACGAGGCAACGTCCGAAAGGATGTCCCCGAAAATGTTGGTCGTGACAACTACATCATACGATGCAGGATGCTGGAGCACATCGAGCGAGAGGGCATCGATAAACTTGTCATTATACGCCACCCCGGCTGCCTTTGCCTCGGCAATACAGATCTCACGGAAGAGCACATCTGATTTGAGCACGTTCGCCTTGTGGCCGATCGTCAGCAGTTTCCTCCGCTGCCGGGCAAGTTTGATTGCCATCCTGACGATCCGTTCCGAACCTGCCCGGGTCACCACCCGAAGCGTAGTCGCACGATCCGGGCTGTTCTGTTCAATACCCGAATATAGACCTTCGGTATTCTCCCGCACGATCATGATATCGAACCCGCCATCCTTTACCGGACGGAGGTTAGCGTATAGATCGAGCGCTTTTCTTATCCGCAACACCACGCTCTGGTAATCCTTCATCGGCGGGGTGGTGATCGCCCCGAACAGGATCGCATCCGCATCCTTCATCTCGCGGATCTCCTTGTCGGCACACGGGCAGCCGGTCCGCTCCCACATGCCATACCCTACGTCAACCGTGAAATAATCGTACTCGGGATGGAGCAGTTCGAGCGCACTGCGGGCAACCGGGATCACTTCATGGCCGATCCCGTCCCCTTCCACTATCGCGATTCGTGTCATCGTGCCCTCCACTGCGCCACCATGTCTTCCACCGCATGAGCAATGCGGGAGGGATTTGCACCCCAGTGCACAACAGCGCCAAACTTCCCGTTATACATGCCAATTCCCTCGCGTTCAGAACGGCAGCAGCGGGCAATGAACGGCTCTTCCCGCACGGACTCAAGGGGACAAATATTTTCCAGCGCGAAATCCTTTCCATAGCATTCGGTGTAGAACTGCGAACCGGTCAGGCAGCCGGCCACCGTCTCGCCACCCTGCATCGGATCAGCATCAAGTGTTTTAGTATATCCTGCAGCACGGCAGGGGTAGACATCTGCTTTGACCTGTTTGATATCCCGGATGTGATGGCAGAACGTGATCGACAGTTCGCCGAAGAGTCCCGCTGCCTGCAATTCCCGGAGACAGGCAGAGAGGCTCGGACGGGGCGGGGATACATCGTAGACATGGATCTTAAGAAATCCCGAAAGATCGGGATCGACCACGAAGGTCATGTGTTCATCCAGCCCGGTAAATATCGTGCACCGGTATCCCGTATCCAGTGCAAGCTCCACCAGTAGTGCACGATCATTGATCTGCACCTTTTCAGGATAGCGGTAGGTCTCCTTCGCTGTTGCGATCACCTTTGATGCAAGGGGTTTTCGCATCATACCGTTTCCGCTGGGATCAGGTGTAATTTCAAGCAGTTCGAAGCCAGTACCGGTGTCATGGACAAGGTAACGGCTCAGGAAATACACAAGATCGCCGCAGGGTTTTGTTGTTGCGTACCCCACCTGCTTACACTGCTCGGGAAAGATCACTTCTTGCTCCTCCAGTACTCCACCAGTCCACCGGCAGAGAGGATCGCCTGCATCCGCGGGGAAAGCGGGTGGATGGAGTGTCTCTTTCCCTCCGCTTCAACCCATCCTTCGGAAAGATCAAACGTTACGAGACATCCTTCTGTGCAGGAGAAGTCACATTCGATGAGCGGAAGCCCGACATTAATTGAATTCCGGAAGAAGATCCGGGCAAACGATGGTGCAACCACCGCAGCAACCCCGGCCTCACGGATCGCGATCGCCGCCTGCTCCCGGGATGAACCGCAGCCGAAATTCTTTCCTGCCACGATCACCGACCCGTCAAGAAGAGGAGCAAGCGAGGGATCCAAGTCCTCGAACACATGCTCAACCCAGATGCTGTGATCCTTTGTCCGCAGGTACCGCCCTGCGATAACAAGATCCGTATCTATATCTGGACCTACGCAGACTGCACGCCCTTTGCCCTGCATCAGCACACCTCCGGTTCGGTGATCTCGCCTTCAAGCGCACTGGCTGCTGCCGTAGCTACCGAACCCAGGTAAATCGTTCCACCAACACCCATCCGGTTCTTAAAATTCCGGTTTGCCGTGGAGAGGCAGACCTCCCCTTCACCCAGCACACCCATATGCGAGCCAAGACAGGGGCCGCAGCCGGGTGTACCAATAGTACAACCGGCATTCACCAGATCGGTAAGCACTCCGGTCCGGATTGCTTCTGCCAGTACTGCCCTGGAGGCGGGAACCACAATCGTCCGCACCGCCACGCTCTTTCCCCGGACGATACGGGCGAACCGCGCAAGATCGGAATACCGCCCGTTCGTGCAGGTGCCGACAAAAACCTGATCAACCGGAAGTCCGGCAATCTCCCGCACGGGTTTGACCGTGTCAACCCGATAAGGCACCGAGACCAGCGGCACAATCTCCGACAGGTCAATAGAGAGTTCCTGCGCATAGGTGCAGGGTTCAGGTACCTGAGGTTGCACAACCTGTCCTGACCGGGCGAGATATTGCACGGTCATATCATCGGCATAGAACAACCCGGTCTTTGCCCCGGTCTCGACCGAAAGGTTACTCAGCACGAGCCGGTCTTCCATGGAGAGTCCGACAACCCCGTCACCAATAAATTCCAGTGCCTTGTAGGTAGCGCCGTCCATACCCAGCCTGCTCACATACGTCAGGGCAAGATCTTTTGCTTCCGCAGCACCGGAGAATGAACCGGACAGGTGTATCCCGATACTCTCCGGAATGCGGAACCAGGTCTCCCCGGTCAGCCAGATTGCCGCCATATCCGTTGCCCCGACACCAGTCGAAAACGCCCCGAACGCACCCAGCGTGCAGCTGTGCGAATCTGCACCAACAACGACCTCACCGGGGAGCACGACGCCCTCGCTCATGATCTGGTGACAGATCCCGCAGCCAATATCGGTGAAATGCATGAATGAACCACGGGCGAATTCACGCAGTTCATGCTGGAGCGATGCCGTGTTGCTGTTGTTTGCGGGAACGATATGATCAAAGAGCATCGAGAGACGGGTCGCATCCGTGAGCCGGTCACTCCCGATGCGTTTCCACGCCTCGAGCGTGAGGACACCCGTGCCATCATGGACATAAGCCCGGTCTACCTTCCGGTCCACATAATCACCGGCATTTCCGCCAAGAATCCGCTCCGATAATGTTGCCATTATTCACTCTCCTGCTGTGCTTTTTTGATCAGTTTTCGTAAGATATCCGGTGTGATATTGCATTTGTGTTCGGAATGATCCTTGACCAGGTCAAGCACCCGGCATACCTGCTTATCAGTACATTCGCAGCCGAGCGATTCCATGACATACTCGAGTGCCTTCCTGCCGGTATGTTTCCCTAAGATGAATTTTCGTTCGCTTCCCACCATCTCCGGGGTGAAATATTCATAGGAAACAGGGTCTTTCAGAATCGCCGCGATATGGATCCCGCTCTCGTGGGAGAATGCCAGTTCGCCGGTCACCGGTTTGTTCCGGGGGAGGGTGATGCCGGAGAATTTTTCAACCATATGCGAGAGTTCGGTCAGCCGGGACAGGTCATACCGGTCAATCCCCTTCTTCATCCGCAGGGCAACCAGCAGTTCCTCAAGCGAAGCATTTCCCGCCCGTTCACCGATACCGTTTACCGTAGTGTGGAGCTGGAAAGCTCCGGCTTCGGCAGCCGTGAGGGTGTTTGCCACTGCACAGCCCATATCATTGTGACAATGGGCACAGAACGGCACGTCAACTGAGGCTACGAGATCGGTCATGATCCGGTCCATTTCAGAGGGAATGAGACAGCCAACCGTATCGGCAAAACTGAGCAGCACTGCACCGTGGTCCGCCGCACTCCGATAGACTTTCTTGAGGAAGGGAAGATCGGTCCGGGATGCATCCTCGGCAGCAAACCGCACCTGAACGCCGTGATCCCGGGCATAATCGATCATCTTTAAGGAGTCTTCCAGCACCTCATCCCGGGTTTTTTTGAACTTGAGCCGGACATGCAGTTCTGAGGTAGGGATGAAGATGCTCACCATGGCGACATCGCAGTCGATGGCAGTCTGGATGTCCTCTTCCCGTGCCCGCGAAAAGCCGCAGATACGGGCATCAAGGCCGAGGTTTGCTATTGTCTTGACGCACTGTTTTTCGTTCTGGGAGACTGCAGGAAACCCGGCTTCGATGACCTCTATGCCGATCTCATCGAGAAGGGTCGCAATCTTCACTTTCTCTTCGCAGGAGAAGGATACACCGGGTGTCTGCTCCCCGTCCCGCAACGTTACATCACAGATCTCAATATTTAACGATTTCATGACTGCTCCCTTCCGGACAGGTACCTTCTACCACAAGCGTGCGGGGCGTGTCCGTCACCACGAGCTCGCGTTTCAGTGTCTCTTCATCCTCGGCACGACAGATCACCGGGTCTGCCCACATAAGATAGGGAACCGGATTATAGGAGGTCTGTTTGCCGGTCATCGCCGTGCAGTTGTTGCTCATCACAATGCAGAGCATCGGAAGCCGCTTCTCGTACACATCGATCAGGGCATTCATGCCGGAATGGAGCATTGCATAGTCACCAATCAGGGCAACTTTTGTGCTCCGTGCCGCAACCGCAATGCTTGAACCCATGCCGTAACTGGCAATGCCCAGTTCGTACGGGGCTGTCATGCCCAGGATTGAACAGCCTGCATCACAGATCATGTTCATCCGCCGTTCTTTGAGGATGTTCATCATGGACTTGAACGGGCAATCTTTACAGAACGTCTTGTAAAAACCCCGGTCATCCATTGATTGCGGGTGCTGCTGCGGAACCGGCGGTTGCAGACCGCGGTGATCGCGGACAAAGGTCCGGCCGATCTCGTTTACCTGCATGACCTGGACTGCCCGTTCCGGCAGGGGATGGACGGTAACAATCCGGGTATTTCCCGTTGCAGCTCCGACTCCTGCCGGCTCTCCCTTCCACTGGTTTAATGCAGAACGATTCGACCAGTCAAACATGGTCCGATAGAGTTCCTCAGCAGCCGTTATTCGCCCGTTCATTGTCCAGGACCGGTCAGAGAGCCGACCGTTCCCGTTTTGCCGGGGAACTGGTGAATCAGTCACCTCTGCATCCATAATTCCAGGCGTCAGCCTGAGTATCGCGACCCGGGAGAACTGCTCTGATGCAGCAAGCGCCGCTTCAACACCAGCATAGCAGGTGGAGATATCAGGTTCAATCACGGGAAGTTCCGCCAGCTCGCCGTAATACCGGGAATCCTGTGCAGTCTGCGATCCCTCTGCCTCGGGATCATCACCGGCCACAAGAAGAACTCCTCCGATAAGGCCCTGGGCAGCTGCCTGCAGCAGGGGATCCGCACAGGCATTCACGCCCACATTCTTGATGATTACCGCGGCCCGTCGTCCTTCCAGCGAATCGCCCAGCGCGTATTCGAGTGCTGTTTTCTCATTGATTACCATCTCCGCACGGGTTTTTGCACCAAGTTCAGTTACGGGAAATCCCGGAACGGTATATTGCCGGTCAGTGCATGCAAGCAGGGCTTTTGTTATCATATCAATGCCTTTCATCTAATCTCTCCCCGGTACAAGATCGCAACCGGCACAGTTCGAACACATCGTAAGCGCCTCTTTCGGGTCAAGCCCAGCTTTTGCAAGTTCGCGTTCATGGATACCAAAGATCTTTTTCAACCGTTCGGCTGATGGGCGGGGAGTACCGGTGAGCTCAGCAACCGGGTTGAGCGGGCGCAGTACCGGAATTATCCCGTGAGAAGTCAGTCGTCTGATACAGGCCTCCATCTCCCCGTCAGTCTCGCCGAGACCGATAATCACGTTGGAAAAGACCCTCCCTTTACCAAAAAGTTCCACGGAATGGTCGAGCACTCTCCAGAGCATCTCATAATCAAGCCCCGGGCACTGCTTTGCAAAAATAGCAGAGGTTGCTGCCTCGATATTGAACTTCACTTCGATCACACCAAGTGCCTTGAGCCGTTCAGGAGTTTGATCCGTTGGATAGATCGAGACACCGATAGGGAGATCGTAAATCTGGAGGTGCTTAATCACATCGAGCACATAGGATTCTTCTTCTTCGATCGTCTCAAGTATACCGCTCGTAATGGAGATTGCACTAATCCGGTACCGGACGGATTCGACCATTCCCGTAATCTCCTCAATTGTCTTTCGTTTACCACTTAACGTTGGTACAGGACAGTAGCGGCAGTGGAAGATGCAGCTGCCGGTCACCGTGATGAACGCCTGGTCGGGACAGTGACATCCCGGCTCAAGGAGCCTGCCCGGAATGAGCGCCCCCTCAAAATAGAGTTCGGCAACACCATTGCCCCGGTGAGCAATCTCCACTGCGCTGAGTGGGTTTAAGGCAAGCTTGACCCGGTGGTCACCCATGGCGAAGAATACAGCACCACTCCCTCCGGCACCCGGCCCTGCGGCTGAACGCGCGATGAACGGTTCCGCAGGTTCACCGGTAAGCCGGGCTGAACCAAGAGAAAGGAGCCGGGCTTTTAGATCGGTCCACTGCATAATTCCAGTGCCTCCTCGTACCGGGTGAAAAACGGAATGGCCGCAACCGCCCCGGTGATACCCCGCCCATTCATGATGATCTTTAAGTTCTTGTCCCTGAGCTCTTCAATCAGTCCCGGCTGGACCTCGCCACGTTTCACTTTCCGGCCGTATGCGAGCAGTTCATCTGAAGGTGAAAAACCGGTGTATACGGCCATACCGGTCTTCTGGGAAAGGGTGTATTTTTTCAAAAGAGCGTGGAACCGTTCGGTAAGCCCGGCAGGATCAGTTGTCGCAAACTCTGCGACAAGCCCAACGCAGTTCTTGGTCCGGTAAGCGACCGGGAAGAGCTGGACTATTGTGTGCGAGAGATAGACT of the Methanomicrobiales archaeon HGW-Methanomicrobiales-1 genome contains:
- a CDS encoding 3-isopropylmalate dehydratase, whose translation is MQGKGRAVCVGPDIDTDLVIAGRYLRTKDHSIWVEHVFEDLDPSLAPLLDGSVIVAGKNFGCGSSREQAAIAIREAGVAAVVAPSFARIFFRNSINVGLPLIECDFSCTEGCLVTFDLSEGWVEAEGKRHSIHPLSPRMQAILSAGGLVEYWRSKK
- a CDS encoding 3-isopropylmalate dehydratase large subunit (catalyzes the isomerization between 2-isopropylmalate and 3-isopropylmalate in leucine biosynthesis); its protein translation is MATLSERILGGNAGDYVDRKVDRAYVHDGTGVLTLEAWKRIGSDRLTDATRLSMLFDHIVPANNSNTASLQHELREFARGSFMHFTDIGCGICHQIMSEGVVLPGEVVVGADSHSCTLGAFGAFSTGVGATDMAAIWLTGETWFRIPESIGIHLSGSFSGAAEAKDLALTYVSRLGMDGATYKALEFIGDGVVGLSMEDRLVLSNLSVETGAKTGLFYADDMTVQYLARSGQVVQPQVPEPCTYAQELSIDLSEIVPLVSVPYRVDTVKPVREIAGLPVDQVFVGTCTNGRYSDLARFARIVRGKSVAVRTIVVPASRAVLAEAIRTGVLTDLVNAGCTIGTPGCGPCLGSHMGVLGEGEVCLSTANRNFKNRMGVGGTIYLGSVATAAASALEGEITEPEVC
- the aksA gene encoding homoaconitate hydratase (in Methanococcus jannaschii this protein catalyzes the condensation of alpha-ketoglutarate and acetyl-CoA to form trans-homoaconitate; functions in alphaketosuberate synthesis which is a precursor in coenzyme B and biotin synthesis), whose protein sequence is MKSLNIEICDVTLRDGEQTPGVSFSCEEKVKIATLLDEIGIEVIEAGFPAVSQNEKQCVKTIANLGLDARICGFSRAREEDIQTAIDCDVAMVSIFIPTSELHVRLKFKKTRDEVLEDSLKMIDYARDHGVQVRFAAEDASRTDLPFLKKVYRSAADHGAVLLSFADTVGCLIPSEMDRIMTDLVASVDVPFCAHCHNDMGCAVANTLTAAEAGAFQLHTTVNGIGERAGNASLEELLVALRMKKGIDRYDLSRLTELSHMVEKFSGITLPRNKPVTGELAFSHESGIHIAAILKDPVSYEYFTPEMVGSERKFILGKHTGRKALEYVMESLGCECTDKQVCRVLDLVKDHSEHKCNITPDILRKLIKKAQQESE
- a CDS encoding tRNA-ribosyltransferase, with the translated sequence MDTPEKSDIQDKEETPLLTDPPFYLPEFEKSYRYIIDEYEVAPKDIAIFMPCAVRKPYSASPSHQLIRMIILQVLDPSQYHIVIFGTCGIVPAELETMYPYAHYKYMLGKCNDEKVKEDFLRIETERVAGYLEKTRDVYKYRIAYSIGLFREALIRGSEQAGVPIDLILPTRDIINKVIEEGDCTFQEGSLSMEEYLGEFCDALIQFRNERLGKK
- a CDS encoding isocitrate dehydrogenase (catalyzes the formation of 2-oxoglutarate from isocitrate) translates to MTRIAIVEGDGIGHEVIPVARSALELLHPEYDYFTVDVGYGMWERTGCPCADKEIREMKDADAILFGAITTPPMKDYQSVVLRIRKALDLYANLRPVKDGGFDIMIVRENTEGLYSGIEQNSPDRATTLRVVTRAGSERIVRMAIKLARQRRKLLTIGHKANVLKSDVLFREICIAEAKAAGVAYNDKFIDALSLDVLQHPASYDVVVTTNIFGDILSDVASYLVGGLGLVPSANIGERYALFEPVHGSAPDIAGKNLANPIATLRSAGMLLTHVGDAEGENHIESAIRSVLAQGIKTRDLGGSAGTREFGDAVLRVLEQTGRRS
- a CDS encoding indolepyruvate ferredoxin oxidoreductase, with translation MKGIDMITKALLACTDRQYTVPGFPVTELGAKTRAEMVINEKTALEYALGDSLEGRRAAVIIKNVGVNACADPLLQAAAQGLIGGVLLVAGDDPEAEGSQTAQDSRYYGELAELPVIEPDISTCYAGVEAALAASEQFSRVAILRLTPGIMDAEVTDSPVPRQNGNGRLSDRSWTMNGRITAAEELYRTMFDWSNRSALNQWKGEPAGVGAATGNTRIVTVHPLPERAVQVMQVNEIGRTFVRDHRGLQPPVPQQHPQSMDDRGFYKTFCKDCPFKSMMNILKERRMNMICDAGCSILGMTAPYELGIASYGMGSSIAVAARSTKVALIGDYAMLHSGMNALIDVYEKRLPMLCIVMSNNCTAMTGKQTSYNPVPYLMWADPVICRAEDEETLKRELVVTDTPRTLVVEGTCPEGSSHEIVKY
- a CDS encoding cupin domain-containing protein, translating into MFAQKQDSGHIPVTEGITRKTLVHGEHTLMTEFVLRKGALLPAHRHPQEQTGYLVSGHMFLNIGDDVHEVRPGDSWIIPGNVEHRATIVADSVAVEVFSPVREDYLPG
- a CDS encoding radical SAM protein — protein: MQWTDLKARLLSLGSARLTGEPAEPFIARSAAGPGAGGSGAVFFAMGDHRVKLALNPLSAVEIAHRGNGVAELYFEGALIPGRLLEPGCHCPDQAFITVTGSCIFHCRYCPVPTLSGKRKTIEEITGMVESVRYRISAISITSGILETIEEEESYVLDVIKHLQIYDLPIGVSIYPTDQTPERLKALGVIEVKFNIEAATSAIFAKQCPGLDYEMLWRVLDHSVELFGKGRVFSNVIIGLGETDGEMEACIRRLTSHGIIPVLRPLNPVAELTGTPRPSAERLKKIFGIHERELAKAGLDPKEALTMCSNCAGCDLVPGRD